From a single Planococcus shenhongbingii genomic region:
- a CDS encoding DMT family transporter — translation MGRIKGIAMIISGAMLWGATGPLMEWSLATFGFSASFLSTVRLVLAGLLLLGFLKLKNIPITSIFRDKVWIRPLLIFSVFGMLAVQYSFVAAIEASDAVVATLLQFLAPIYIILFVSLRQKKLPPFYQITGMAGTLIGLFLLLTNGQPDKLIISGEALFWGLLVGLTFAFYTLYPARLMQEWGVLLVVGWSMLFGGAFLGIVDPIFLSNEWEKFLDVRAVLAMAAIIVIGTVAFVLFLSSMRFISPIETSILSSLEPLTAMVISVFWFHQMLAPVQLAGALTMLVFVTWLSLAGNLKSKKKKAEYSARSTL, via the coding sequence ATGGGGCGTATTAAAGGGATTGCCATGATTATAAGCGGTGCCATGCTTTGGGGTGCGACAGGTCCATTGATGGAGTGGTCACTGGCAACCTTCGGCTTTTCTGCATCATTCCTATCCACGGTCCGGCTGGTACTTGCCGGGCTCCTGCTGCTTGGATTTTTAAAATTAAAAAATATCCCGATTACTTCAATTTTCAGAGACAAGGTCTGGATTCGTCCGCTGCTGATTTTCTCTGTCTTCGGCATGCTTGCTGTCCAGTACTCATTTGTAGCAGCAATTGAAGCAAGTGACGCGGTCGTTGCGACGCTGCTCCAATTTTTGGCGCCGATTTACATCATTTTATTTGTTTCGTTGCGGCAGAAAAAGCTGCCCCCCTTTTATCAGATTACAGGTATGGCTGGAACGCTGATCGGCTTGTTTCTGCTGTTGACGAATGGACAGCCGGATAAATTGATCATCAGCGGAGAAGCGTTGTTCTGGGGGCTGCTTGTCGGTTTAACGTTTGCATTCTATACTTTGTATCCGGCACGGTTGATGCAGGAATGGGGCGTGCTGCTTGTCGTAGGCTGGTCGATGCTGTTTGGCGGAGCTTTTTTAGGGATAGTCGACCCGATTTTTCTTTCAAACGAGTGGGAGAAATTCCTTGATGTTCGGGCAGTTCTGGCAATGGCAGCCATTATTGTGATCGGGACAGTGGCTTTTGTTTTGTTCTTGAGCAGCATGCGTTTTATCTCTCCTATTGAAACAAGCATCCTGTCTTCTCTTGAACCTTTGACAGCCATGGTGATTTCTGTTTTCTGGTTTCATCAGATGCTAGCGCCTGTCCAACTGGCAGGAGCTTTGACCATGCTTGTTTTTGTTACTTGGCTGTCTTTAGCCGGAAACTTAAAATCGAAAAAAAAGAAAGCGGAATACTCAGCACGCAGTACCTTATGA
- a CDS encoding copper resistance D family protein, with protein sequence MIFFTALSDVLMYIAFSYIIGSVVLGFVPKTHKPAMQESKIMRLLSVAGIALFSLAPVIELTVFLNNGESWFSTFFHILIDYRVGNGWVLTLLFCVLLGLTVHYDGSVHMRAYYTGILVLIVGFFSHVSTLNLWGGFISHSLHFLAMSLWIGVLLHVAWFARDGSNWRRFISWFTPFALVCVAMLIISGIFIMLFFVEPADYVKSWVLPYGQLLLLKHLVIIPVLAAAWINGFLNRKGSYERAWLKVEFLLILLVFVFTAFMSKQAPPHDINNTFRSEGPAPLIELLKGPQFIPIDGAWSVSMNGILLMVIGIMCLAMMVLGYKKQLPLWLSFIFGLIFVGAAYAGLMLNIAF encoded by the coding sequence ATGATTTTTTTTACGGCGCTTTCCGATGTCTTGATGTATATTGCATTTTCGTATATCATCGGTTCAGTGGTTTTGGGGTTTGTACCAAAGACGCATAAGCCGGCAATGCAGGAATCCAAGATTATGCGGCTTTTGAGTGTCGCCGGCATTGCCTTATTTTCACTTGCACCGGTAATTGAACTGACCGTTTTTTTGAATAATGGAGAGAGCTGGTTCAGTACATTCTTCCATATACTGATCGATTATCGTGTAGGAAACGGCTGGGTATTGACACTGCTGTTTTGCGTTCTTCTCGGACTTACTGTGCATTACGATGGTTCAGTTCATATGCGCGCGTATTATACGGGAATCTTAGTCTTGATCGTCGGTTTTTTCAGCCATGTTTCCACTTTGAATTTATGGGGCGGCTTTATCAGCCATTCCCTTCATTTTTTAGCCATGTCGCTATGGATTGGCGTTTTGCTCCATGTGGCATGGTTTGCGCGGGACGGCTCAAACTGGCGCCGTTTCATTTCCTGGTTCACTCCTTTTGCATTAGTCTGTGTAGCGATGCTAATAATCAGCGGAATCTTCATAATGCTGTTTTTTGTAGAACCTGCCGATTATGTGAAGTCATGGGTGCTACCGTACGGCCAATTGCTGTTACTGAAGCATCTGGTCATCATTCCCGTTTTGGCTGCTGCATGGATCAACGGATTTTTGAATAGAAAAGGAAGTTATGAACGGGCTTGGCTGAAAGTGGAATTTTTATTGATTTTGCTGGTTTTTGTTTTTACCGCTTTTATGAGCAAGCAAGCACCGCCGCATGATATCAATAATACATTCCGGTCAGAAGGGCCAGCTCCGCTGATCGAGCTGTTAAAAGGCCCGCAGTTCATCCCGATTGATGGAGCATGGTCTGTTTCGATGAACGGCATCTTGTTGATGGTTATAGGCATCATGTGTTTAGCCATGATGGTGCTGGGCTATAAAAAACAATTGCCGCTTTGGCTGTCATTCATTTTCGGACTGATTTTTGTAGGTGCGGCATATGCCGGGTTAATGTTGAATATTGCATTTTAA
- a CDS encoding copper resistance CopC family protein has product MKKITIISIMILLMLPLSVQAHTTLISSNPAEGEVLQMQPEELELVFGTVIEEGSTMTLKGPDQSYPIEDIAISENTMTGAISEELPNGQYIIGWEIIGEDGHPIEGEVPFNLTAEAAAAEPPAENEATEEEPVIEEQTESPEATEPSESGQEEGSPLSTILLVAAAILVGFGVYKLLKKKA; this is encoded by the coding sequence ATGAAGAAAATTACAATTATTTCAATAATGATCTTGCTCATGCTGCCGCTTTCCGTACAAGCACATACCACGCTGATTTCATCCAATCCTGCTGAAGGCGAAGTTCTTCAAATGCAGCCCGAAGAATTAGAATTGGTTTTTGGCACAGTCATTGAAGAAGGAAGTACGATGACGCTGAAAGGGCCGGACCAATCTTATCCTATAGAAGATATCGCAATTTCTGAAAATACCATGACCGGTGCAATCAGTGAAGAACTGCCGAATGGCCAATATATTATTGGCTGGGAAATCATCGGAGAAGACGGCCATCCGATTGAAGGCGAAGTTCCTTTTAACTTAACTGCAGAAGCTGCTGCAGCAGAACCGCCTGCTGAAAATGAAGCCACTGAAGAAGAACCCGTAATTGAAGAGCAAACAGAAAGCCCGGAAGCCACGGAACCTTCTGAAAGCGGCCAAGAGGAAGGCAGTCCATTGTCCACCATCTTGCTTGTTGCTGCTGCTATTTTAGTGGGATTCGGTGTTTATAAGCTTCTTAAGAAAAAAGCATGA
- a CDS encoding bifunctional diguanylate cyclase/phosphodiesterase, which translates to MSELQELLSDNLVFNHIPFPIIIMDKDGLVVWCNRHAERVFQLETNLLKGQLYPYMNPEKAALYKHSWETILHSKEPIRFEEMEVGLGNGSRTYTTIVTKAFSADNEQFVMSIFEVDEADEEGSASRELNSLRNGLDDSFMLLYFDEEFLITYANPLFLKLSKWTPKRILGKPIWSMFGEQSEDIRFVESLTTTLKEGSVWNGQAKKLKKDGEVYWVDLTAIPMQIKGDDTYYIFLEKDITTAKKAQQHLEQIAFVDPITGLENRHRLEQVVNEFIEEGKHFSFVFLDIDRFYTLRDVSNTDTENELLIEFTKRLRMYFSDSVITRAGLHEFALVTPLSSWFIEGFLHYLQQHPIYLQGTAIPLTISGAITRYPEDQQSFVHLIKASYATIKKVKERGGSAISILTSGDHERLNRKSLIEKRLVHALDRRNLRLLYQPQVNLKTGKVEGVEALVRWEDSEIGVVTPDELIPIAEESGSIHEIGMYVLETVCAQMKEWKAKGIDINVSINSSIREFRDKDMAKVFLQQLQLNECDASSLTIEITEKFALEAEAEQSIIKQMKQLHQAGISFSLDDFGTGYASFRYMLMLPISSLKIDRDIIQTITKQEKMQKMIKGMIQFGKSLDFQVTAEGVETNDQLELLKAMDCDIIQGYISGRPMEAQELEKWLK; encoded by the coding sequence ATGAGTGAATTGCAAGAACTATTATCAGATAATCTCGTCTTTAACCATATCCCTTTTCCCATTATCATTATGGACAAAGACGGACTTGTTGTATGGTGCAACCGCCATGCTGAACGTGTTTTCCAACTCGAAACGAATTTGCTCAAAGGGCAACTTTATCCTTATATGAACCCTGAAAAAGCTGCGCTTTACAAGCATTCTTGGGAAACCATTTTACATAGCAAAGAACCTATACGGTTCGAAGAAATGGAAGTAGGTTTAGGAAACGGCTCTCGCACTTATACAACAATCGTAACAAAAGCTTTTTCGGCGGATAACGAGCAATTTGTCATGTCTATTTTTGAAGTGGATGAGGCTGATGAAGAAGGATCAGCCAGCAGGGAACTCAACAGCTTGCGCAACGGATTGGATGACTCGTTCATGCTTCTGTATTTTGACGAAGAATTTTTAATCACGTATGCAAATCCCCTTTTCTTGAAATTGAGCAAATGGACGCCAAAACGCATTCTCGGCAAACCGATCTGGTCAATGTTTGGAGAACAAAGCGAGGATATCCGGTTTGTAGAATCGCTCACAACTACATTAAAAGAAGGCAGCGTTTGGAACGGCCAAGCTAAGAAACTGAAAAAAGACGGCGAGGTTTACTGGGTCGATTTAACAGCCATCCCTATGCAGATCAAAGGGGATGATACTTATTATATCTTCCTTGAAAAGGATATAACAACCGCAAAGAAAGCTCAGCAGCATCTGGAGCAAATTGCTTTCGTAGATCCAATCACTGGTCTCGAAAACCGCCATCGCCTGGAACAAGTGGTCAATGAATTCATCGAGGAAGGCAAGCACTTTTCTTTTGTTTTCCTAGATATTGACCGTTTTTATACTTTGAGGGACGTTTCCAATACAGATACGGAAAATGAACTCCTGATCGAGTTTACAAAACGCCTTCGCATGTATTTCTCTGATTCGGTCATTACCCGTGCTGGCTTGCATGAGTTTGCTTTAGTGACACCTCTCAGCAGCTGGTTTATCGAAGGTTTCCTGCATTACTTGCAGCAGCATCCAATTTACCTGCAAGGAACGGCTATTCCTTTAACCATTAGTGGAGCTATTACCCGATATCCTGAAGATCAGCAATCGTTCGTCCATTTGATCAAAGCATCTTACGCAACCATCAAAAAAGTGAAGGAACGCGGCGGCAGCGCCATTTCCATTCTTACATCGGGCGACCACGAACGGCTGAACCGGAAATCCCTTATTGAAAAACGTCTGGTCCATGCACTTGACCGCCGGAATTTGCGCTTGCTTTATCAGCCGCAAGTCAACTTGAAAACCGGAAAAGTGGAAGGTGTGGAAGCGCTGGTGAGATGGGAAGATTCAGAGATCGGGGTTGTTACCCCTGATGAATTGATTCCAATTGCTGAAGAAAGCGGAAGCATCCATGAAATTGGAATGTATGTCCTTGAGACGGTTTGCGCACAGATGAAAGAATGGAAAGCAAAAGGCATCGACATAAATGTCAGCATCAACTCATCCATTCGTGAATTCCGCGACAAGGATATGGCGAAAGTTTTCTTGCAGCAGCTGCAGCTTAACGAATGCGATGCCAGCTCGCTGACCATTGAAATAACTGAGAAATTCGCCTTAGAAGCAGAGGCCGAACAATCCATCATCAAACAAATGAAACAGCTGCATCAAGCCGGCATTTCATTCTCGCTTGACGATTTCGGCACAGGATATGCATCGTTCCGTTATATGCTCATGCTGCCGATTTCCAGTTTAAAGATTGACCGTGACATTATTCAAACGATTACCAAACAAGAAAAAATGCAGAAAATGATCAAAGGCATGATTCAGTTCGGCAAGAGCTTGGATTTCCAAGTTACCGCTGAAGGAGTCGAAACGAACGATCAGCTGGAATTGCTGAAGGCCATGGACTGCGACATTATCCAAGGATATATTTCAGGGCGCCCTATGGAAGCCCAAGAATTAGAAAAATGGCTAAAATAA
- a CDS encoding threonine/serine exporter family protein, with protein sequence MNWPLEAFLSFLAAGAFGVIFNTPRQTLISCGLVGMTGWLIYRSYNFMMDDSVQATFAGAFGVAIVAHLLAKKFKMPMIIFSVAGIIPLVPGSKAYNAMRNIVENNYLEAITFASEALMISGAVAMGLVFAEVLMQSFFKHQAKRIQKKIGMTLE encoded by the coding sequence ATGAATTGGCCATTAGAGGCATTTCTTAGTTTTCTGGCGGCCGGTGCATTTGGCGTTATTTTCAATACACCGCGCCAGACCTTAATCAGTTGCGGCTTGGTGGGAATGACCGGCTGGCTCATTTACCGCAGCTATAATTTCATGATGGATGACTCGGTTCAGGCGACTTTTGCGGGAGCTTTCGGAGTCGCGATTGTAGCCCATTTGCTGGCGAAAAAGTTCAAGATGCCCATGATCATTTTTAGTGTGGCGGGGATTATTCCGCTGGTGCCGGGAAGCAAAGCTTATAATGCCATGCGCAATATTGTTGAAAATAATTACCTGGAAGCCATCACATTTGCTTCTGAAGCCTTGATGATTTCTGGGGCAGTAGCGATGGGACTGGTATTTGCGGAAGTGCTCATGCAGTCTTTCTTCAAACATCAGGCAAAACGGATCCAAAAAAAAATCGGTATGACCCTGGAGTAA
- a CDS encoding threonine/serine exporter family protein, which yields MAQIGETRRELALDCFLLAGKILMENGAETYRVEDTMIRMAVSQKMTNSHCFVTPTGIMFSPSDELSTRFVRINNRQTDLERVALVNSVSRRLVAGEFTLSQAYDELQKIDQTNLKFNIWLQILAAATASGCFLILLGGSWTDLPFAFVFGGTGFIIVETILERTRVKFFAEFIGSLAIGLLALLAVHSGFGKDLDTIIIGSIMPLVPGLLITNAVRDLMAGHFVSGLSKGAEAFLTAFAIGGGIALILSF from the coding sequence GTGGCTCAAATTGGAGAAACTAGACGCGAGCTTGCCTTGGATTGTTTTCTGTTAGCTGGAAAAATTTTAATGGAAAATGGAGCAGAAACTTATCGCGTGGAAGATACAATGATCCGGATGGCGGTTTCTCAAAAAATGACGAATTCCCATTGTTTTGTGACACCTACCGGAATTATGTTTTCTCCAAGCGATGAGTTGTCTACACGATTTGTCCGAATCAACAATCGCCAAACAGATTTAGAACGGGTTGCCCTTGTGAATTCGGTCTCTAGAAGATTGGTAGCAGGTGAATTTACGCTTTCGCAAGCTTATGATGAATTACAGAAAATTGACCAAACAAACCTGAAGTTTAATATATGGCTGCAAATTTTAGCGGCTGCTACTGCAAGCGGCTGTTTTCTTATTTTACTTGGAGGCAGCTGGACTGATTTGCCTTTTGCTTTTGTATTCGGAGGCACCGGTTTTATCATTGTGGAAACCATCTTAGAAAGAACCCGTGTGAAATTTTTTGCTGAATTTATCGGCTCACTCGCTATTGGCCTATTAGCTTTATTGGCTGTCCATTCCGGTTTCGGGAAAGATTTGGATACAATTATAATCGGATCCATCATGCCGCTGGTTCCGGGGCTGCTCATTACCAATGCAGTTCGTGACTTGATGGCTGGCCATTTCGTTTCAGGACTATCAAAAGGCGCGGAAGCATTTTTGACAGCATTTGCCATAGGAGGCGGCATTGCTTTAATTTTATCATTTTAG